A genomic region of Enterococcus sp. 12C11_DIV0727 contains the following coding sequences:
- the dinB gene encoding DNA polymerase IV has product MISELRFPLKKDISRKIIHIDMDAFFASVEERDHPELVGHPLVIARHPSDTGGKGVVTTANYEARKFGIHSAMSAQKAYELCPDAIFKPGNYEKYSEISQQIREIFRRYTDIIEPVSIDEAYLDVTENKINSKSAIKIAKLIQYDIWNELHLTCSAGVSYNKFLAKLASDFQKPKGLTVVMPDEAEAFLKALPIEAFHGVGKKTVPKMHDLGIYTGEDLYKQDEMMLIRNFGKMGYSLYRKVRGIHDSPVNITRDRKSVGKEHTYGTPLTTEAQVTAQLRQLAERVEESLERVQKHGKTVVLKVRYTDYTTVTKRQTLPEYISKKEELYYQANLIWEEVLGLEQGIRLLGITLTNLDPMAYENMVLPLWEKTKTDENEALK; this is encoded by the coding sequence ATGATCAGCGAACTGCGTTTCCCTTTAAAGAAGGATATTTCCCGTAAGATTATTCATATCGATATGGATGCTTTTTTTGCTTCTGTTGAAGAACGGGATCATCCAGAGTTAGTAGGGCATCCGTTAGTGATTGCACGCCATCCTAGTGATACAGGAGGGAAAGGCGTAGTAACTACTGCAAACTATGAAGCCCGTAAATTCGGTATCCATTCAGCCATGAGCGCTCAAAAAGCTTATGAATTATGTCCAGATGCTATTTTTAAACCAGGCAACTATGAGAAGTATTCTGAAATTTCTCAGCAAATTAGAGAGATTTTTCGCCGTTATACTGATATTATCGAGCCAGTATCAATAGATGAGGCCTATCTAGATGTTACGGAAAATAAGATCAACAGTAAATCAGCGATTAAAATCGCTAAATTGATTCAATATGATATTTGGAACGAGTTACATTTAACTTGTTCTGCTGGTGTCAGTTATAATAAATTTTTGGCAAAGTTAGCCTCGGATTTTCAAAAACCTAAAGGGCTAACGGTTGTCATGCCCGATGAGGCTGAAGCTTTTTTAAAGGCGTTGCCAATCGAAGCATTTCATGGAGTTGGGAAAAAAACAGTACCTAAAATGCATGATTTAGGTATTTATACTGGAGAGGATCTGTACAAACAAGATGAGATGATGCTGATCCGTAATTTTGGTAAAATGGGCTATTCTCTTTATCGAAAAGTTCGCGGGATCCACGATTCTCCTGTAAATATCACCAGAGACCGTAAATCAGTAGGGAAAGAGCATACATATGGCACACCACTAACGACTGAAGCGCAAGTAACTGCTCAATTAAGACAATTAGCAGAACGAGTGGAAGAATCGTTAGAGCGAGTCCAAAAGCATGGGAAAACAGTTGTGTTGAAAGTTCGTTATACAGATTATACGACAGTGACAAAGCGTCAGACTTTACCAGAATATATTTCGAAAAAAGAAGAATTGTATTACCAGGCCAACCTGATTTGGGAAGAAGTACTGGGACTTGAACAAGGGATTCGGCTATTAGGGATAACCTTGACGAATCTCGATCCAATGGCTTACGAAAATATGGTATTGCCCCTATGGGAAAAAACAAAAACGGATGAAAATGAAGCGTTGAAGTAA